One window of the Takifugu rubripes chromosome 13, fTakRub1.2, whole genome shotgun sequence genome contains the following:
- the LOC101065141 gene encoding trace amine-associated receptor 8b yields MTALPANVSVCRSAAALLQTPDPLLNLTAAVQAASGQPLAPLCTRCCCGFLNRFLTVAFMVSLAFAIVVGNVITLTVFVQTRQSRTPQGYLKVSLAIADMMVGVLVVPFSVYTEISLMVTNTLPVWYQGISTSLAILYRRGGLLNPWQPCMLIGPVFAGCTFVSISTIFLMTLERSVAILRPLHKDALVTRRRTLLLILLSWVASFLLAIAPLIFSSNFTLEYNGCSRMCNYAPLVFGSRPPPDANILLLFPSFDFTLLGGTLVVNIVSFTSIRRYSQKRKLLSEGSLSDAGGGAGGGGCPHRPSFSDIKAAKTISILTFAFTASFSPIAVFVLGNVVGYTWCNFSFFAFWILTGNSCCNVIIYSVRDHRFRKGVSLLFQRDQSPPHSDKN; encoded by the exons ATGACTGCGCTGCCTGCTAACGTCAGCGTCTGCAGGAGCGCCGCCGCTCTGCTGCAAACGCCGGACCCTCTGCTCAACCTGACAGCCGCCGTCCAGGCCGCCTCGGGCCAGCCGCTGGCTCCTCTCTGCacccgctgctgctgcgggtTTCTCAACCGCTTCTTGACCGTGGCGTTCATGGTCAGCCTGGCCTTCGCCATCGTGGTTGGGAACGTGATCACCCTGACCGTCTTTGTGCAAACGAGGCAATCCCGAACGCCGCAGGGATACCTGAAAG TGTCTCTGGCCATAGCAGACATGATGGTGGGCGTCCTTGTGGTCCCCTTCTCCGTCTACACTGAGATCTCTCTGATGGTCACCAATACTCTCCCAGTTTGGTACCAGGGCATCTCCACCTCCTTGGCCATCTTATACCGGCGGGGGGGTCTTCTCAACCCCTGGCAGCCCTGCATGTTGATCGGCCCCGTGTTCGCCGGGTGCACCTTCGTCTCCATCAGCACCATCTTCCTGATGACTCTGGAGAGAAGCGTGGCCATCCTGCGGCCGCTCCACAAGGACGCCTTGGTGACCCGGAGGAGGacgctgctcctcatccttctcTCCTGGGTGGCGAGCTTCCTCCTGGCCATCGCGCCCCTCATCTTCAGCAGTAATTTCACTCTGGAGTATAACGGTTGCAGCCGCATGTGCAACTACGCGCCACTCGTGTTCGGGAGCCGGCCGCCGCCGGACGCCAATATTTTACTCTTGTTCCCTTCTTTTGACTTCACGCTGCTCGGAGGCACTTTAGTGGTGAACATCGTCTCCTTCACCAGCATCCGACGGTACTCCCAGAAACGCAAACTGCTGTCAGAGGGCAGTCTGAGTGATGCAGGCGGGGGGGCAGGAGGTGGGGGATGCCCCCACAGGCCCTCCTTCTCAGACATCAAAGCTGCCAAAACCATCAGCATCCTGACGTTTGCCTTCACGGCGTCCTTCTCCCCCATCGCCGTGTTCGTGCTGGGTAACGTGGTGGGATACACCTGGTGCAACTTTTCCTTCTTTGCCTTCTGGatcctgacaggaaacagctgctgcaaCGTCATCATCTACAGCGTCAGGGACCACCGCTTCAGGAAGGGCGTGAGCCTGCTCTTTCAGCGGGACCAGTCCCCCCCACACAGCGACAAAAACTGA